The genomic window CCGGCACACGACGGACGAGTGTCAGTAGCGGACGCCCTGCAGATCCTTCTCCTCGAGGAAGGAGACGTTGGACTTGTCGATCAGTCCGAGGCCGCCGGAGTTGATGTTGGCGGGGGAGAGGCCGAAGTCGATCGACAGAATGCCCTGCATGACCGCCTGGTACCCCTGCACGTAGCCCTGCTGATCGGCGGTCGCGAGGATCTTGCCGTCCTTGATGCCCTGGATCACCTGCGGGGACGTGTCGAAACCGACGACCGGGACGGAGATGCCCGCAGCCTCCATGGCGGCGACGACGTTCCGGTGCGGCGTGCCGCCGAGCGGGACGATCGCCTTGACGTCGGGGTTCGCCGTCAGCCACGAGGTCATGGAGTTGAGTGCCTCCTCGTCAGCACCGGAGGTACGGAGGTACTCGCCCTTCGTACCGACCGAATCCAGGGCGTCCTGAACGCCGCCGCCGCGCTTGATCGCGTAGTCCTGCTCGGGCTCCTCGGCCGGGAACATGACCTTGTCGCCCTCCTTGAGGTCGACCTCCTTCAACAGGCGCTCACCGACGAGCTTGCCGACCTCGGTGAAGTCCTGGCCGACGAAGCCCGAGACGCAGTCCTTGGCGCTGTCCGGAGCGGGGACGTTGTAGGCGATGACC from Plantibacter flavus includes these protein-coding regions:
- a CDS encoding substrate-binding domain-containing protein, whose protein sequence is MNTSARRSLLGTIALVGVAALALTGCTATAGASSTSNAGLASGFGSRADNRDAYFFTYYNPASDPFWAQILKGGEDAAELGHLNLTHQTAEGDPDKMVDLVGTAIATKPSLIFMPFNEGEKWSKVACDAHDAGITVIAYNVPAPDSAKDCVSGFVGQDFTEVGKLVGERLLKEVDLKEGDKVMFPAEEPEQDYAIKRGGGVQDALDSVGTKGEYLRTSGADEEALNSMTSWLTANPDVKAIVPLGGTPHRNVVAAMEAAGISVPVVGFDTSPQVIQGIKDGKILATADQQGYVQGYQAVMQGILSIDFGLSPANINSGGLGLIDKSNVSFLEEKDLQGVRY